In Myxococcus guangdongensis, one genomic interval encodes:
- a CDS encoding sensor histidine kinase, producing MTLRARVLLMSAVAQRRGTLRRAFLARQGMPSGPEASTTTSAREASEAGRRLEETVRERTAELEAANAKLSRSLEQLHATQAQLLFADRLIALGRIAAGVGHEINNPLAFILSNLEYIHQELQQKEQLPERERQEVLEALAETRDGAERIRLIVRDLQTLSRSEDVGSGPSDVGAVVRTAAKMAMHELRHRARLVVECDGVPPVQGNGARLGQVFLNLLLNAAQAIVPGQVELNEVRVVASEAMPGRVVAVEVRDTGCGISPEHRERIFDPFFTTKPLGVGTGLGLAVCHGIVTSLGGTLTLESAPGRGSIFRVTLPVAGAFAQPPRQLDAAL from the coding sequence ATGACGCTACGAGCCAGGGTGCTGTTGATGTCGGCGGTGGCGCAGCGGCGAGGCACGCTGCGACGCGCCTTCCTGGCCCGTCAGGGGATGCCGTCCGGCCCGGAAGCTTCCACCACGACGAGCGCGCGCGAGGCCTCGGAGGCGGGACGACGTCTGGAGGAGACGGTGCGCGAGCGCACCGCGGAGCTCGAGGCCGCCAACGCCAAGCTGTCGCGCAGCCTGGAGCAGCTCCACGCCACCCAGGCCCAGCTGCTCTTCGCCGACCGGCTCATCGCCCTGGGCCGCATCGCCGCGGGCGTGGGCCACGAAATCAACAACCCCCTCGCCTTCATCCTCAGCAACCTGGAGTACATCCACCAGGAGCTCCAGCAGAAGGAGCAGCTGCCCGAGCGGGAGCGCCAGGAGGTGCTCGAGGCGCTCGCGGAGACGCGCGACGGCGCCGAGCGCATCCGCCTCATCGTGCGGGACCTGCAGACGCTCTCGCGCTCCGAGGACGTGGGCAGCGGCCCGTCGGACGTGGGCGCGGTGGTGCGCACCGCGGCCAAGATGGCCATGCACGAGCTGCGGCACCGCGCGCGCCTGGTCGTCGAGTGCGACGGCGTGCCCCCGGTGCAGGGCAACGGCGCGCGGCTGGGTCAGGTGTTCCTGAACCTGCTGCTCAACGCGGCGCAGGCCATCGTCCCTGGCCAGGTGGAGCTCAACGAGGTGCGCGTCGTCGCGAGCGAGGCCATGCCCGGCCGCGTCGTCGCGGTGGAGGTGCGCGACACCGGCTGCGGCATCTCCCCCGAGCACCGCGAGCGCATCTTCGACCCCTTCTTCACCACCAAGCCCCTGGGCGTGGGCACCGGCCTGGGGCTCGCCGTCTGCCACGGCATCGTCACCTCGCTGGGCGGCACCCTCACGCTGGAGAGCGCGCCCGGCCGGGGCAGCATCTTCCGCGTCACCCTGCCCGTGGCCGGCGCCTTCGCCCAGCCCCCACGTCAACTGGACGCGGCGCTCTGA
- a CDS encoding cysteine dioxygenase, whose amino-acid sequence MKSLLGWSLPEGPDAVPSLTWLVERLRDSRPDWGLLGSLVRFDDERYVRTTLAKTDACELLLVCWMPGQGSLVHDHGGSAGVSLLVQGSLDETRYDWAGDRLLPAVVERAHEGDLMIEQSDTIHRVHNSSRRGAVSLHLYAPPMEGMTPYDSQVVRAPRPVDVGAGRRRRPRAG is encoded by the coding sequence ATGAAGAGCCTGCTCGGCTGGTCACTGCCAGAGGGCCCAGACGCCGTCCCGTCGCTGACGTGGCTGGTGGAGCGGCTTCGCGACAGCCGCCCCGACTGGGGGCTCTTGGGCTCGCTCGTCCGGTTCGACGACGAGCGCTACGTGCGCACGACGCTGGCGAAGACGGACGCGTGTGAGCTCTTGCTCGTGTGCTGGATGCCGGGGCAGGGCTCGCTCGTGCATGACCATGGAGGGAGCGCCGGCGTGTCGCTGCTCGTGCAAGGGAGCCTGGACGAGACGCGTTACGACTGGGCCGGAGACCGGCTGCTGCCGGCCGTCGTCGAGCGCGCCCACGAGGGCGACTTGATGATCGAACAGTCCGACACCATCCACCGCGTGCACAACTCGTCGCGTCGGGGCGCGGTGTCGCTGCACCTGTACGCGCCGCCGATGGAGGGCATGACGCCCTACGACAGCCAGGTGGTCAGAGCGCCGCGTCCAGTTGACGTGGGGGCTGGGCGAAGGCGCCGGCCACGGGCAGGGTGA
- a CDS encoding FAD/NAD(P)-binding protein, which translates to MAIVGGGASGTLLAIHLLKQARAPLRVLLLERGRSVGQGLAYSTRSQRHLLNVPAARMGAFMEDPEHFLRAVRRQAPDTAPGDFVPRQRYGQYLAEVLEETRARAAAGVRLETRSAQVVSVREHGGLATLTTDDGAEHVARRAVLALGNASPADLRVEDGGLYASPHYHRSPWVHDALGGIGAGDAVLLIGTGLTMVDAVLSLEEQGHTGPLYALSRHGLLPHRHVRASSGTYDSPGIRDVLRALRREGLRPQDDSTAHPIPVRVRALLRVLRREVRRATDAGASWRAVVDALRPVTVPLWQRLSDVERRRFLRHLRSYWDVHRHRMAPGVADGLEQLMTQGRLTVRAARVRGFRLDDSGTVHARILPRGEGREEHLQVRHVVNCTGPEGTLTRHGHPLLKRLADEGRLRPDALGLGLDTDSHGALLDSNGHAGGLLYTLGPLRRGALWETTAVPEIRAQARGLADHLLGRLSHGLLPPRRSAG; encoded by the coding sequence GTGGCCATCGTCGGGGGCGGGGCCAGCGGAACACTGTTGGCCATCCACCTCCTGAAGCAGGCACGCGCGCCACTGCGGGTGCTGCTGTTGGAGCGTGGGCGGAGCGTGGGCCAGGGGCTCGCCTACTCGACCCGCAGCCAGCGTCACCTGCTCAACGTCCCCGCCGCGCGCATGGGCGCCTTCATGGAGGACCCGGAGCACTTCCTGCGCGCCGTGCGGCGACAGGCGCCCGACACGGCGCCCGGAGACTTCGTCCCCCGGCAGCGCTACGGCCAGTACCTGGCGGAGGTGCTGGAGGAGACCCGCGCGCGCGCGGCCGCCGGGGTGCGGCTGGAGACGCGGTCCGCGCAGGTGGTCTCGGTGCGCGAGCACGGCGGCCTGGCGACGCTGACGACCGATGACGGCGCGGAGCACGTCGCGCGCAGGGCGGTGCTGGCGCTGGGCAACGCGAGCCCCGCGGACCTCCGGGTGGAGGACGGCGGGCTGTACGCGAGCCCCCACTACCACCGGTCTCCCTGGGTCCACGACGCGCTCGGCGGCATCGGCGCGGGTGACGCGGTGCTGCTCATCGGCACGGGGCTCACCATGGTGGACGCGGTGCTGTCACTGGAGGAGCAGGGCCACACCGGCCCCCTGTACGCGCTGTCGAGGCACGGGCTGCTGCCCCACCGGCACGTGCGCGCCTCCTCGGGGACGTACGACTCGCCCGGCATCCGCGACGTGCTGCGCGCGCTGCGGCGCGAGGGCTTGAGGCCCCAGGACGACTCCACGGCGCACCCCATCCCCGTGCGCGTGCGCGCGCTGCTCCGGGTGCTGCGGCGCGAGGTGCGCCGGGCCACGGACGCGGGCGCGAGCTGGCGCGCGGTGGTGGACGCGCTCCGGCCGGTGACGGTGCCCCTGTGGCAGCGGCTGTCGGACGTGGAGCGGCGGCGCTTCCTGCGCCACCTGCGCTCCTACTGGGATGTCCACCGCCACCGGATGGCGCCCGGCGTCGCCGACGGGCTCGAGCAGCTGATGACCCAGGGGCGGCTGACGGTGCGCGCGGCCCGGGTGCGCGGCTTCCGGCTGGACGACTCCGGCACGGTCCACGCGCGAATCCTCCCCCGGGGCGAGGGCCGCGAGGAGCACCTCCAGGTCCGCCACGTGGTGAACTGCACCGGCCCCGAGGGCACCCTCACCCGCCACGGCCACCCGCTGCTCAAGCGCCTCGCGGACGAGGGGCGGCTGCGCCCGGACGCGCTGGGCCTGGGCCTGGACACCGACAGCCACGGCGCCCTGCTGGACTCGAACGGGCACGCCGGAGGGCTGCTCTACACCCTGGGGCCCCTGCGCCGGGGCGCGCTGTGGGAAACCACCGCCGTGCCGGAGATTCGTGCCCAGGCCCGCGGGCTCGCGGACCACCTGCTGGGCCGACTGAGTCATGGCCTCCTGCCCCCCCGCCGCAGCGCCGGCTGA
- a CDS encoding 2-keto-4-pentenoate hydratase produces the protein MTGTVNPAELARRLDDARLERREVPPLTNELPTLSVPDAYAIQEEGLKLRLAAGERLVGLKMGLTSEAKRRQMNLDSPVYGVLTDKMRVLAEGVVSLAQGIHPKIEPEIAFRTARELKGTVTRDEALDACESVFVAMEILDSRYRDFKYFSLPDVVADNASSSLFVLGTQEHPPRAMDLTRLEMKMFVNDALAHSARSDAISGDPVLSLVQLCELLAKRGQVLPAGSIVLAGAATVAHMFQPGDRVKLVVEGLGEVAVSAA, from the coding sequence ATGACTGGGACTGTGAACCCCGCGGAGCTGGCCCGACGACTGGACGACGCGAGGCTGGAGCGGCGGGAGGTGCCGCCCCTCACCAACGAGCTGCCCACGCTGTCCGTGCCGGACGCGTACGCCATCCAGGAGGAGGGCCTGAAGCTGCGGCTCGCGGCGGGTGAGCGACTGGTGGGCCTGAAGATGGGCCTGACGTCCGAGGCCAAGCGCCGGCAGATGAACCTGGACTCGCCCGTGTACGGCGTCCTCACGGACAAGATGCGCGTGCTGGCGGAGGGCGTGGTGTCGCTCGCCCAGGGCATCCACCCGAAAATCGAGCCGGAGATCGCCTTCCGCACCGCGCGCGAGCTCAAGGGCACCGTGACGCGCGACGAGGCGCTGGATGCGTGTGAGTCCGTGTTCGTGGCGATGGAGATCCTCGACTCGCGCTACCGCGACTTCAAGTACTTCTCCCTGCCGGACGTGGTGGCGGACAACGCGTCGTCGTCGCTCTTCGTCCTGGGGACCCAGGAGCACCCGCCGCGCGCGATGGATTTGACGCGGCTGGAGATGAAGATGTTCGTGAACGACGCGCTGGCGCACTCGGCCCGCTCGGACGCCATCTCCGGCGACCCCGTGCTGTCGCTGGTGCAGCTGTGCGAGCTGCTCGCGAAGCGCGGACAGGTGCTGCCCGCGGGGAGCATCGTCCTGGCGGGCGCGGCGACGGTCGCCCACATGTTCCAGCCCGGAGACCGGGTGAAGCTCGTCGTCGAGGGACTCGGCGAGGTGGCGGTGTCGGCCGCCTGA
- a CDS encoding outer membrane beta-barrel protein, translating into MRYSWLFAAVLLPSSIALADDRGRHTHDGFYLRGQLGLGYTNSAAVGQGVDLALKGGAGTLNLELGFAPINNFIIYGKLFGTSTPNPDIEVDGTTIEGDEDDDVASNYAALGVGLAYYFMPANFYLSGAVVANQLSASYGGETEAQTDTGVGLHVGLGKEWWVSENWGVGIGAELALGRIRSGGNDDWNVTHFSLMFTATYN; encoded by the coding sequence ATGCGATACTCTTGGCTCTTCGCGGCAGTGCTGCTTCCCTCCTCCATCGCGCTGGCGGATGACCGCGGCCGACACACCCACGACGGCTTCTACCTGCGCGGTCAGCTGGGCCTGGGCTACACGAACTCGGCCGCCGTGGGTCAGGGCGTGGACCTGGCCCTCAAGGGCGGCGCGGGCACGCTCAACCTGGAGCTGGGCTTCGCGCCCATCAACAACTTCATCATCTACGGCAAGCTGTTCGGCACCTCCACGCCCAACCCGGACATCGAGGTGGATGGCACCACCATCGAGGGGGACGAGGACGACGACGTGGCCAGCAACTACGCGGCCCTCGGCGTGGGGCTCGCGTACTACTTCATGCCCGCCAACTTCTACCTGTCCGGCGCGGTGGTGGCCAACCAGCTCAGCGCCTCGTACGGCGGTGAGACGGAGGCGCAGACGGACACCGGCGTGGGCCTGCACGTGGGCCTGGGCAAGGAGTGGTGGGTGAGCGAGAACTGGGGCGTGGGCATCGGCGCGGAGCTGGCGCTGGGCCGCATCCGCAGCGGCGGCAACGACGACTGGAACGTCACCCACTTCTCGCTGATGTTCACCGCGACCTACAACTGA
- a CDS encoding SDR family NAD(P)-dependent oxidoreductase, which produces MSRKVALITGASAGLGEQFARRFARDGHDVILVARSAERLEALAATLQKEHGVTAHVLPADLTRPEAPEQLFAQVSERGLAVDFLVNNAGFGSAGPFLDQDVKREGEMVEVNCTALLKLTHLFARPMRERGRGRILNVASTAGFQPGPYMATYYATKAFVVSLSEALSYELKGTGVTVTCHCPGATHTEFAQRAGNDKTRLFQRTGVAKAPDVVEHAYAQMMRGSVLAIHGVLNGFAAFMVRLSPRAAVRAMVAGLNQQG; this is translated from the coding sequence ATGTCACGCAAGGTGGCCCTCATCACCGGAGCATCGGCGGGGTTGGGTGAGCAGTTCGCGCGGCGCTTCGCTCGGGACGGACACGACGTCATCCTGGTCGCCCGCAGTGCCGAGCGCCTGGAGGCGCTCGCCGCGACGCTCCAGAAGGAGCACGGGGTGACGGCCCACGTGCTGCCCGCGGATTTGACGCGGCCGGAGGCGCCCGAGCAGCTCTTCGCGCAGGTGTCCGAGCGCGGCCTCGCGGTGGACTTCCTGGTCAACAACGCGGGCTTCGGCTCCGCGGGCCCCTTCCTGGACCAGGACGTGAAGCGCGAGGGGGAGATGGTGGAGGTGAACTGCACCGCGCTGCTGAAGCTCACGCACCTGTTCGCCCGGCCCATGCGCGAGCGCGGCCGCGGCCGCATCCTCAACGTGGCCTCCACCGCCGGCTTCCAGCCCGGGCCCTACATGGCCACGTACTACGCGACCAAGGCCTTCGTCGTGTCGCTGTCGGAGGCGCTCTCGTACGAGCTGAAGGGCACGGGCGTGACGGTGACGTGCCACTGCCCCGGCGCGACGCACACCGAGTTCGCCCAGCGCGCGGGCAACGACAAGACCCGCCTGTTCCAGCGCACCGGCGTGGCCAAGGCCCCGGACGTGGTGGAGCACGCGTATGCGCAGATGATGCGCGGCAGCGTGCTGGCCATCCACGGCGTGCTCAACGGCTTCGCGGCCTTCATGGTGCGCCTGAGCCCGCGCGCCGCCGTGCGCGCCATGGTCGCCGGGCTCAACCAGCAGGGCTGA
- a CDS encoding GAF domain-containing sensor histidine kinase — protein sequence MPMEPVAPMSEGEARAAADADSRQLLSAATVEEALTVLVEVARRLTRAHQATVVLTPAPGRTRGASVTSLSRAYEVWGGYAVPSRGGPGRARRERRATTRAAEPRGRLAVTLPSEAGVLYLFDREVGDFTQEDEVALSRLARLAGLALESARLLLEEQQARTEAEDAEHRAAFLSDASRLLASSSLDPKVTLDTLARLSVPVMADWCFVDIIDEAGTVQRTSVAHADALDAPLALRVREFPPGPEGSAHPTTRVARHAESLLVDDIDDAWLHRVAVSDAHYQTMREVGFHGIMSVPLVARGRSLGALTFLAVRPSRHYSRADLDTAQDLARRAALFLDNARLYREARRSVLLRDEFLAVASHELKTPLTPLQLRLQWLRQQTRKDKPYLPTSMVLSQLDVVQRQVDKLSGLVHGLLEVSRMSSGRLSLHREDVDLEVLAREVMARLSLAASQAGSEVSLTTRGDVTGRWDRLRLEQVLTHLLANALKYGAGQPVRLALRDAGDDVVVRVEDAGIGIAREYQSHIFERFGRAVSERHYGGLGLGLYVTRQIVEAHGGTIQVSSEPEQGSHFEVTLPRREST from the coding sequence ATGCCCATGGAACCTGTCGCGCCGATGTCCGAGGGAGAGGCGCGCGCGGCGGCGGATGCGGACTCACGACAGCTCCTCTCGGCGGCCACCGTCGAGGAGGCGCTCACGGTGCTCGTGGAGGTCGCCCGCCGGCTGACGCGCGCGCACCAGGCGACCGTGGTGCTGACGCCTGCTCCCGGCAGGACGCGAGGGGCGAGCGTCACCTCGCTCTCGCGCGCCTATGAGGTCTGGGGCGGGTATGCCGTGCCCTCCAGGGGTGGTCCAGGTCGCGCCCGGCGGGAGCGCCGCGCCACCACGCGCGCCGCGGAGCCCCGGGGCCGACTGGCCGTGACGCTGCCCTCGGAGGCGGGCGTGCTCTACCTCTTCGACCGGGAGGTGGGGGACTTCACCCAGGAGGACGAGGTCGCCCTGTCCCGCCTCGCCCGCCTCGCGGGCCTGGCGCTGGAGTCCGCCCGCCTGCTGCTCGAGGAACAACAGGCGCGCACGGAGGCCGAGGACGCCGAGCATCGCGCGGCCTTCCTCTCCGACGCCAGCCGCCTGCTGGCCTCGTCGTCGCTCGACCCCAAGGTGACGCTCGACACGCTGGCCCGGCTCAGCGTGCCCGTCATGGCCGACTGGTGCTTCGTCGACATCATCGACGAGGCGGGCACCGTGCAGCGCACGTCCGTGGCGCACGCCGACGCGCTCGATGCGCCGCTCGCCTTGCGCGTGCGCGAGTTCCCGCCGGGACCCGAGGGCAGCGCCCACCCCACCACGCGCGTGGCCCGTCACGCCGAGTCCCTGCTCGTCGACGACATCGACGACGCGTGGCTGCATCGGGTGGCGGTGAGCGACGCGCACTACCAGACCATGCGCGAGGTGGGCTTCCACGGAATCATGTCCGTGCCGCTCGTCGCGCGGGGTCGCTCGTTGGGCGCGCTCACGTTCCTCGCGGTGCGCCCCTCGCGTCACTACAGCCGGGCGGACCTGGACACGGCGCAGGACCTGGCCCGCCGCGCGGCGCTGTTCCTGGACAACGCCCGGCTCTACCGCGAGGCGCGCCGCTCGGTGCTGCTGCGCGACGAGTTCCTCGCCGTGGCCAGCCACGAACTCAAGACGCCGCTCACGCCCCTGCAACTGCGCCTGCAGTGGCTGCGGCAGCAGACGCGCAAGGACAAGCCCTACCTGCCCACGTCGATGGTGCTCTCGCAGCTGGACGTGGTGCAGCGCCAGGTGGACAAGCTGTCGGGGCTGGTGCACGGGCTGCTCGAAGTGTCGCGCATGTCCAGCGGGCGGCTGTCGCTGCACCGTGAGGACGTGGACCTGGAGGTGCTGGCGCGCGAGGTGATGGCGCGCCTGTCGCTCGCCGCGAGTCAAGCCGGTAGCGAGGTGTCGCTCACCACGCGGGGGGACGTGACGGGGCGTTGGGACCGCCTCCGGCTGGAGCAGGTGTTGACGCACCTGCTCGCCAACGCGCTGAAGTACGGCGCGGGTCAGCCGGTGCGCCTGGCGCTGCGCGACGCGGGGGACGACGTGGTGGTGCGCGTGGAGGACGCCGGCATCGGCATCGCGCGTGAGTACCAGTCCCACATCTTCGAGCGCTTCGGCCGCGCCGTCAGCGAGCGCCACTACGGTGGACTCGGGCTGGGGCTCTACGTCACCCGGCAAATCGTCGAGGCCCACGGCGGCACCATCCAGGTGTCGAGCGAGCCGGAGCAGGGCAGCCACTTCGAGGTGACCCTGCCCCGACGCGAAAGCACCTGA
- a CDS encoding aldehyde dehydrogenase, whose amino-acid sequence MQKVLNYIGGELIPARGGQWLDKPEPATGKNYAQVPDSDATDLQHAVEAAQRAFPAWAATPAAERSRLLRKVADTIRERLDAFARAESIDSGKPLSVASSVDIPRSILNFEFFADAVTQFSSEAHATDGVALNYTLRSPLGVVGCISPWNLPLYLLTWKLAPALAIGNCVVAKPSEVTPMTAFLLSQVCRDVGLPPGVLNIVHGLGPKVGAAMSEHADIPAISFTGSTRVGAEIARVAAPSFKKLSLEMGGKNPNVIFEDCDFEEALATTVRSSFSNQGQICLCGPRIFVQRPIYERFRDALVARTQALKVGDPLEAGTEQGALVSQQHFDKVMGYIDLAKQEGGRVLAGGKRASLTGRCREGWFVEPTLIEGLDAGCRTNQEEIFGPVATLIPFDTEDEVLAWANSTKYGLAASVWTRDLKRAHRFASRLHSGIVWVNCWMLRDLRTPFGGVKDSGVGREGGWEALRFFTEPKNVCIKL is encoded by the coding sequence ATGCAGAAGGTGCTCAACTACATCGGCGGAGAGCTCATCCCCGCGCGCGGCGGCCAGTGGCTGGACAAGCCCGAGCCCGCGACGGGCAAGAACTACGCGCAAGTGCCGGACTCGGATGCCACCGACCTCCAGCACGCGGTGGAGGCCGCCCAGCGCGCCTTCCCGGCCTGGGCCGCCACGCCCGCCGCGGAGCGCTCGCGCCTCTTGCGCAAGGTGGCGGACACGATTCGCGAGCGGCTGGATGCGTTCGCCCGCGCGGAGTCCATCGACTCGGGCAAGCCGCTGTCGGTGGCGTCCAGCGTGGACATCCCGCGCAGCATCCTCAACTTCGAGTTCTTCGCGGACGCGGTGACGCAGTTCTCCAGCGAGGCGCACGCCACCGACGGCGTCGCGCTCAACTACACGCTGCGCTCGCCGCTGGGCGTGGTGGGCTGCATCTCGCCGTGGAACCTGCCGCTGTACCTGCTGACGTGGAAGCTCGCGCCCGCGCTGGCCATCGGCAACTGCGTGGTGGCCAAGCCCTCCGAAGTCACCCCGATGACGGCGTTCCTCTTGTCGCAGGTGTGCCGCGACGTGGGCCTGCCGCCCGGCGTGCTCAACATCGTCCACGGCCTGGGCCCCAAGGTGGGCGCGGCCATGAGCGAGCACGCGGACATCCCGGCCATCTCGTTCACCGGCAGCACCCGCGTGGGCGCGGAGATTGCCCGCGTGGCGGCGCCGTCGTTCAAGAAGCTGTCCCTGGAGATGGGCGGGAAGAACCCCAACGTCATCTTCGAGGACTGCGACTTCGAGGAGGCGCTGGCGACGACGGTGCGCTCGTCGTTCTCCAACCAGGGACAGATTTGCCTCTGCGGCCCGCGCATCTTCGTGCAGCGCCCCATCTACGAGCGCTTCCGCGACGCGCTGGTGGCGCGCACGCAGGCGCTCAAGGTGGGCGACCCGCTGGAGGCTGGCACCGAGCAGGGCGCGCTGGTGTCCCAGCAGCACTTCGACAAGGTGATGGGCTACATCGACCTGGCGAAGCAGGAGGGCGGGCGCGTGCTCGCGGGTGGCAAGCGCGCGAGCCTGACGGGCCGCTGCCGCGAGGGCTGGTTCGTGGAGCCCACGCTCATCGAGGGCCTGGACGCGGGCTGCCGCACCAATCAGGAGGAGATTTTCGGCCCGGTGGCCACGCTCATCCCGTTCGACACCGAGGACGAGGTGCTCGCGTGGGCGAACTCGACCAAGTACGGCCTGGCGGCGAGCGTGTGGACGCGGGATTTGAAGCGGGCGCACCGCTTCGCCTCGCGACTGCACAGCGGCATCGTCTGGGTGAACTGCTGGATGCTGCGCGATTTGCGCACGCCGTTCGGCGGGGTGAAGGACTCGGGGGTGGGGCGCGAGGGCGGCTGGGAGGCGCTGCGCTTCTTCACCGAGCCGAAGAACGTGTGCATCAAGCTGTGA
- a CDS encoding RidA family protein, with amino-acid sequence MSTSERVDSQKAPEPVGLYPHARRVGNLLFLSGVGPRERGTKKIPGVELDAEGNITSYDIEAQCHSVFRNVRYILEDAGSSWDKLVDVTVYLTDMKKDFPTYNRLWAEYFKDNPPCRTTLEINRLPTPIAIELKCIATIGDE; translated from the coding sequence GTGAGCACCAGTGAGCGAGTCGATTCCCAGAAGGCCCCGGAGCCAGTGGGCCTGTATCCCCACGCACGGCGTGTGGGCAACTTGTTGTTCCTGTCGGGCGTGGGCCCGCGCGAGCGCGGGACGAAGAAGATTCCCGGCGTGGAGCTGGACGCCGAGGGCAACATCACCTCGTACGACATCGAGGCCCAGTGCCACTCGGTGTTCCGCAACGTCCGTTACATCCTCGAGGACGCGGGCTCCTCCTGGGACAAGCTGGTGGACGTCACGGTGTACCTGACGGACATGAAGAAGGACTTCCCCACGTACAACCGCCTGTGGGCGGAGTACTTCAAGGACAACCCGCCGTGCAGGACGACGCTCGAAATCAACCGGCTGCCCACGCCGATTGCCATCGAGCTCAAGT